The segment AGGATTTCCTACAAGCAATCCGTCGCCAGGGACCTAGCCCGACTGGACTCTCAAACCCAGCGCCGCATCCTAGATAAGATCGATGCCGAATTGACTGGAGATCCCTTGCGCCACCCCGGCTTGAAAGGCCCCTATGCCGGCCTATATCGCCTGCGGGTCGGGGACTACCGGGTCATCTATACTGTTCTGGAAGAGGAGGTGCCGGTCCTGCGCATTGGCCACCGCCGGGAGATCTACCGATAGTTCATTTTTGAAACTAATTTCTCCCTGAAAGCCACTAGAGCCTCGCACTATGGACTCCCCCCAATCCAACTGCTCCTTCCGCACCATGGCCTGGATTTTCTGGGGGCAGGATCTGCAGCTGCCCTGGGAGCGCACCTGACCGAGGCAGCGCTGGCAATAGATCGCAATCGGATGTAAACTTAAGTTATGACTCGCGAATATGACGTGCTGGTCGAACGGGATGCCGATGGTTACTACGTGGCTTCCGTTCCGGCCTTGCACGGCTGCCATACCCAAGCCAAGACCCTCGACGAACTGATGGCCCGCATTCAGGAGGCTATCGCTCTTTGCCTGGAAGTTGAAGGTGAACCTCCCGAGACGTTGGACTTTGTTGGGGTGCAACGCGTCTCAGTCACCGTATGAGCCGTTTGCCCGGCGTCACAGGCAAACAGCTCGTTGCCACCTTAAAGCGTCTTGGATTCGAGGTTGTCCGCACACGGGGCAGTCACTACTATCTACGCCATCCTGACGGTCGCGCCACAGTCGTCCCGGTTCACCGCGGAGAAACCATTAGGCGCGGATTAATGGCCAAAATCCTTCGTGACACTGAAATCACACGCGAGGAGCTGCAAGCATACCTGTGACGCACCCTATCCCTCCATATAACTCCCACCACTTTCAAAAATAACATTCCTGTTCTCCTCATTGGCCACCGCCGGGAGATCTACCGATAGTTCATTTTTGAAACTAATTTCTCCTTGAAAGCCATTGGAGCCTCGCACTATGGACTCCCCCCAATCCAACTGCTCCTTCCGCACCATGGCCTGGATGTTTAAGGTGCGGGACCTGGTGCTGCCGCGGGAGAAAATCCTGGCGGAGGTAGGCCTCCAACCCGGCCAGCAGGTACTGGACTATGGCTGCGGCCCCGGCAGCTACACCGTCGTGGCCGCCAGACTTGTTGGGAATGAGGGCCAGGTTTACGCCCTGGACATTCACCCCCTGGCTATCCAATACGTCCAGCGCAAAGCCGCCCGGCAACGCCTGACCAACATCGAGACCATCCTGTCCGACTGCGCCACCGGCCTGCCCGATAGTCACATCGATGTGGCCTTCCTCTACGACATTCTCCACGGCCTGAGCGAGCTGGTAGCCATCCTGAAGGAGCTGCACCGGGTGCTGAAACCGGAGGGCCTTCTATCGGTGAATGATCATCACCTTAAAGCTGCGGAGGTTATCGCGCGGGTAACCCGGGACGGTCTATTTCAAATGGCCGGGAAAGGTAGATGGACCATTAACTTCTCCAAGGCCGGGTGAGCCGCTGCACAGGCCGCTCAACAAACGAGTAGCCATAGGTCTTTCCGCCATCGCTCACTACATTTTACCGGTAGCCCAATAGTATAAGGAATCCCCACCATGACCGAACAGAGCAACTACGAAAAGGCCCGGAAACGGGTGGAAGAGATCAAGGGCTTCTACATTCACTTACTGGTTTACGTGTGCGTAAACGCCGGCCTCTTCGGCATCAACGCCCTCAGCTCACCGTCCTATTGGTGGGCATTCTGGCCCCTGCTGGGATGGGGCATCGGTCTGCTGGTACACGGGCTGACCGTGTTCGGATTGCAGGGATTCCTCGGTCCCGAATGGGAAGAACGGAAAATTCGGGAGATAATGGAAAAGGATAAGCGGCAACCGCATGAACCCCCTGCCAAATAGGCTCCATCCAGCGCTGCTGACTCTTGTGGCGCTGCTGATCGGTGGCTGTCTGGCCACCCGACTGACCGACTTCACCGAAGAAACCCGTCAGCGTCATAAGATCACTGAAGACGAGCTGCAACGGATTCAGTTCTACAACAGCCATACCATCATCCTCACCCCCGCAGATGAGGTTCGGAACCCACCCACACCCGAACAGCGCCGGAAGCAGCCCCTGGACACCCGGCACCTTGACCGGGTGGTGATCAAGCGCCACACACCGGGAATCGTGGTTGCCGCCGGCAGCAACTGGCTGAATGTCAGCTTCGAGCCTGGAAAATGGCTGCGCTTCATCCGCCTTCCCAGCGGCCGTTACAAATTAAAGGCCACCACCGTCAACTACGGCGGCCGGCAGTACCACGCCGAGTACCTTTCTCGTCACTTTCGCCGCGGTCCAGCAGCTCTCCTTGTACCTAAAAGCCTGAAGCCCATCACCAGATTTCGCAGCCAAAAGGTTGAAGGCCAACGGATACCCTGAACCGGATGACTCAGTGGCTGACTAATCCCCGCCTGGTCTTCAGGCTGGTAGTAATCGGTCTGGGAGTGGTGCTCAGCGTGCTGGCCTATGTGACCAGGACGCCCTTCCCCCTCCGGAAGACCATTTTAAATCTCCTCATCGCCATAATCCTGAGTGTGCTAGTACCACTGGTGCGCTCCTGATGGACCTTGCCAAACCGGTATCGATATCAACCGCACAATTCGGGAGAATAGAGCTATGGAAATCAAACCCCATGGAAAGCTCATCACCAAACAGTGGTATATCCTGCTGACCATTTCGCTATTGTTGGCCGTAATTGGCCTTTTATTGCAGTTCTTGCTCCCACTTATCAAAGGGGTGGCTTCAAGTCAAGTTTCCTTGATCCTCTGGCCTATCACCCTGGGACTTATCGCGGCCATGTGGATCATATCTGCGCCGATTATCGTACTGTGGATCAAGAACCTCGCCTATATCATCGAAGAAGACCGGATCACGATCCATAAAGGCATCCTGACCAAGGTCCAGCAGAATATCCCCTACCGCGCTATCACCGATTTTATGCTGCACCGCTCCCTCTACGACCGCTTTCTGGGCATCGGTGCACTCCGCATCCAGACCGCGGGCCAGGCCCAAACCGTCACCGGATACGAAGGGCAGCTGGCCGGCCTGGTGGAATGGGATGAACTGCTGCAGCAATTGCGCGCCAGGATCAAGAAACTCCATCCCGTGGCGGAAGCAACGGCCGTGGCCGAGCCAGCTCCGCCGACATCGACTGAGCCACAACTTCAACTGATCCTGGAGGAGCTGCGATCAATTAGAAACATCCTGGAAGCGGCTATCCGGCAGCGTGATTGATGAAAATCCCGGCCCCGCTACCCACCTATGACGACTGGTGCTGCTGATGATCTCATCACTTTAATGTAAGGGGGTACCATGAACCTATTGCGCAGGCTAACTATCTATACGGTACCGCTACTGGTTCTGCTGCTGGCCAGCATTGTACCTGCTCATGCTCAAGTCGACCCTCTCAGCGGTCTGGATTCCTACATCACCAGGG is part of the Candidatus Neomarinimicrobiota bacterium genome and harbors:
- a CDS encoding type II toxin-antitoxin system RelE/ParE family toxin — translated: MGYRISYKQSVARDLARLDSQTQRRILDKIDAELTGDPLRHPGLKGPYAGLYRLRVGDYRVIYTVLEEEVPVLRIGHRREIYR
- a CDS encoding type II toxin-antitoxin system HicB family antitoxin, whose protein sequence is MTREYDVLVERDADGYYVASVPALHGCHTQAKTLDELMARIQEAIALCLEVEGEPPETLDFVGVQRVSVTV
- a CDS encoding type II toxin-antitoxin system HicA family toxin; translation: MSRLPGVTGKQLVATLKRLGFEVVRTRGSHYYLRHPDGRATVVPVHRGETIRRGLMAKILRDTEITREELQAYL
- a CDS encoding class I SAM-dependent methyltransferase is translated as MDSPQSNCSFRTMAWMFKVRDLVLPREKILAEVGLQPGQQVLDYGCGPGSYTVVAARLVGNEGQVYALDIHPLAIQYVQRKAARQRLTNIETILSDCATGLPDSHIDVAFLYDILHGLSELVAILKELHRVLKPEGLLSVNDHHLKAAEVIARVTRDGLFQMAGKGRWTINFSKAG
- a CDS encoding 2TM domain-containing protein, with protein sequence MTEQSNYEKARKRVEEIKGFYIHLLVYVCVNAGLFGINALSSPSYWWAFWPLLGWGIGLLVHGLTVFGLQGFLGPEWEERKIREIMEKDKRQPHEPPAK
- a CDS encoding PH domain-containing protein; amino-acid sequence: MEIKPHGKLITKQWYILLTISLLLAVIGLLLQFLLPLIKGVASSQVSLILWPITLGLIAAMWIISAPIIVLWIKNLAYIIEEDRITIHKGILTKVQQNIPYRAITDFMLHRSLYDRFLGIGALRIQTAGQAQTVTGYEGQLAGLVEWDELLQQLRARIKKLHPVAEATAVAEPAPPTSTEPQLQLILEELRSIRNILEAAIRQRD